The DNA sequence GTTCTTGGTCGGACCGTGAAATTGTATCTCTCCGGAATCCACATCAAGGACCAAGCTGTGCGTGTAATCCCGGGGGATGTGCAGGTCCAACTGGAAGCCGTCCCGCATGAAGATCCAATGAAACCACTGCTCGCCGACGTTGATGGAAACCGTATCCCCTCTTCGGGTGACGGACAGCGCGTCCTTGCGGCCGCCGCGCAATACCGCCGACACCTCTTCCCGATCGCCGGGAAGGATCCGAAGATCCAGGGCCGGCCCCCGAACCTCGATCCGGTTGACTCCTTTGGAGGAAACCGCCTCCGTCGCCGTGTGTCCCGGGGTGATCCATCTGCCGACCCCGCTGTTGGCCAGGGAGCTGAAAAACACCAAGACCCCCAAAAGAATAAAGAACAAACCGGCCAGCTTTTTCATAAAATCGCCTCTTCATCTGTCATGATCCCATTATATCTTAAAATACCCCGGAAAAACCGCAAGGAGCGGGCATCCCTGCGGGCGCTTGATACTGTTGGCAAACATAAGAGCCCGTAAGATGGGAGCCGATTTTCGCCGAACGGCCCGCTGCTGCACACCGACGAGACGGAAAATCGACTCCCCTTGCTTTGTCAACAGTACGAAGGATACCCGCCGGGCGTCCCTTCTCAATTCCCGGGCAATTCCCCTCCGTCAGGCGGCGTGGATCCGGAACGGCGGGCGCGCAATTTCGCCAGCTCCTTTTCCACTTCGTCGGCATAAGCCAAGGGCGCTGCCTCGTCATGGACCCCCGCATGGGCATTCGCCTGGATCTCCATCTGCGCGATTCGCTCTTCCATGCGCTCGAAACCCTTGATCGCGCTCTCGGAATCGATCCGGTGCAAGGTCGCATGGATGCGCTTTTTGGTCTTGGCCGCGTTGGCCCGCGCGATCAAAGCGTTTTTCTTGTCCCGGAGCTCCTGATACTTCTTCTCCAACCGGCCCAACTGTTCCTTGAGCTCCCGAACCTGCTCGGTGGTCTTGTCGGCGTCCTTCCGGTATTGGTCGGCCCTCGCCTCCCAATGCTTCATTTCGGAAAGAGCCTTTCGCGCCAGCTCCTCCTCCCCGGCATCCAACGCCTGCTCCGCCTGCATCTTGCGCCGGGCCGCCAGCCGGAGCGCTTCTTCCGCTTGCCGTTCAAACCGCTCCGCCATCACCTGATGCCGGATGATGGCATCCTTCGCCTTTCGGATCTCGCTTTCCACATCCCTGAGATACTGTTTGATCATCGCCTTCGGATCTTCCAGTTGATCCAACACTTCATGCACCGTCGCGACGACAATGTCCCTCATCCGTTTGAGCATCGCCGATTCCCCCTTCTTTCCTCAGTTTTTGTCCTTTTGCCGCTCCAAGAAGCGTTTCCATTCGCTTTCAAAGTCGTCTTCCCACCGGGGCCTTTGACCCGCCGCCTCCGCTTCCGCCCCCGGTTCCGGCTCGAGACCCGAGGGTTCCCGGTCTTGGCGGATCAGCGTCCATCCGAAATAGATGCAGACGACCGCGATCAACAAGCCGATCAGGAACGGAATCCAGCTGAGCAGCAGAATCGCGCCGAAGATCAGCGCCCCGATACCGACCGCCCTGCCTCCGCTCGATTCCGATCGCTTCCACTTCCTCCAGCCGTATACGAGCAGCCCCGCGGACAACAGGAAGGCGAAGAACCCGCCCAGATCTCCACCGAAGAGAAACACCACCGCTCCCACGATCAAGGCGAGACCTGCCACCGTTTTTCCGTTCATGCTGTCCCCCCTTTCATCTGTCTCCAGGATAAGGAACTTTCCGGATTCCCAGAACGATCCCCGGTTCGATTTCCTCTGGGACCGGAGTCGTATTTTCCCTCGTTACCCGGGCCGGCGGGCGGAGATGGGAAAAGCACCAAAAAAAGGCCGCTCATCGCAGCCCTGTGCCGTGCGGCCGGTAGGCTCACCCGGGCCCGCCTTTTCATGAAAGGGGGGCGTACAAAACGCAACCATTCGGAGGTGGGCTTTTCACGCGTCAGGACGTAACTGACTGAACCGGTCCCGTCTGATCCCAAAGCGGTTCTTTGCGCAGATGCCGCCCGAAAAACTCTTCCTTCGAGATATAAACCCTTTTCGGCGTCAGCTGACCCGCGGTCCGAAGGCGGAGCCATCCGTCCGGATGCAACGGATCAGGATCATCTTGCACACCCACGATTTGGCCGCTCCACGCCCCGGTGAAGGGATGTGGTTCCCAAAAGGACGCGGATCTCCCGCAAATGGGATGATTCGCCACAAACCGGGCCAGGGCGGGAAGGAAAGCGCGAATGGATTTGATCGTGAACAAGGCCAGGAAGATGTCGCTGTGGGATTTCTTCCGAATCATCCGCGCAAATAAACAATTGTGCAGGTGCAGTTTGGCGTTAATCCCTTTTTTCAGGAAAAACCCGTCGGGGGTCAACAGGGGTTCCCCGCGGTAGCGCTTGCTTTCCTTGTCCACATACTTGAGCCGCGTGCAATCAAAAAAATCTGATCCCAGATACGCCA is a window from the Planifilum fimeticola genome containing:
- a CDS encoding PspA/IM30 family protein; translation: MLKRMRDIVVATVHEVLDQLEDPKAMIKQYLRDVESEIRKAKDAIIRHQVMAERFERQAEEALRLAARRKMQAEQALDAGEEELARKALSEMKHWEARADQYRKDADKTTEQVRELKEQLGRLEKKYQELRDKKNALIARANAAKTKKRIHATLHRIDSESAIKGFERMEERIAQMEIQANAHAGVHDEAAPLAYADEVEKELAKLRARRSGSTPPDGGELPGN
- a CDS encoding YkoP family protein, with translation MAYLGSDFFDCTRLKYVDKESKRYRGEPLLTPDGFFLKKGINAKLHLHNCLFARMIRKKSHSDIFLALFTIKSIRAFLPALARFVANHPICGRSASFWEPHPFTGAWSGQIVGVQDDPDPLHPDGWLRLRTAGQLTPKRVYISKEEFFGRHLRKEPLWDQTGPVQSVTS